In one Colletotrichum destructivum chromosome 2, complete sequence genomic region, the following are encoded:
- a CDS encoding Putative MFS transporter superfamily, with amino-acid sequence MALTSSSSTSQASSCPPSPPPQRYYHTSPPSLSDDLYGKPTPIRTPSKSFSSRANSTELDDRAAVTTVRKPPQAHREGDTKPSGPYNFASRRTDHCDSDDECDEHDRAEDDALVLEDPVAGMSSWAGQPSIRGSSEAMRMVLLTFNTLGITFTWGIEMTYCTPYLLNLGLTKSNTSLVWIAGPLSGLLVQPIVGAIADESKSKWGRRRPFIVMGSIIVAFSLLTLGFTKEIVALFVTDKETARVLTITLAVLAIYVVDFAINAVMSCARSLIVDTLPIEKQQTGAAWSSRMSAIGHMLGYGAGAVDLVGTFGTTMGDSQFKQLTLMATFLMVFSSGVTCWAVTERVLVSTRHDPRRATGRFKVFRQIWSTLLHLPPRIQAICWAQFWSWIGWFPFLFYSTTWVGETYFRYDAPAEGKDSKGALGDIGRIGSLALVIYSTITFLGAWLLPLVVKSPDDDNFTARPPQAIAPFLDRFNKNKPDLMTAWICGHLMFAAAMFLAPFAQSFRFATFLVAFCGLSWTIAMWAPTAFLGVEVNKLSGAREGGPASYRRLSHESNIELPTLGQDQPLHLEHGPDEGGEPTTSSTGELSGIYFGILNIYTTLPQFIGTFISTIVFTILEPGKSPELSDAPEEEHHSTDGPNAIAVCLFIGAMCAVVAAFVTRKLKYL; translated from the exons GGCCAACAGCACGGAGCTAGACGACCGTGCGGCCGTCACCACGGTCCGCAAGCCACCCCAAGCGCATCGAGAAGGGGACACGAAGCCCTCTGGCCCGTACAATTTTGCTAGTCGCCGAACGGACCATtgcgacagcgacgacgagtgCGACGAGCACGACCGCGCAgaggacgacgccctcgtgcTGGAGGACCCTGTCGCCGGCATGTCAAGCTGGGCCGGCCAGCCCTCCATCAGGGGGAGCTCCGAGGCCATGCGGATGGTTCTTTTAACGTTCAACACCCTTGGTATCAC CTTCACATGGGGGATTGAGATGACAT ACTGTACTCCCTacctcctcaacctcggcctTACGAAGAGCAATACCTCGCTGGTGTGGATCGCGGGGCCGCTGTCTGGGCTGTTGGTGCAGcccatcgtcggcgccatcgccgacgagtCCAAGTCGAAATGGGGCAGGCGGCGACCCTTCATCGTTATGGGTTCCATCATTGTCGCCTTCAGCTTACTGACGCTAGGGTTCACCAAGGAGATCGTGGCGCTCTTCGTAACGGACAAGGAGACCGCCCGGGTCTTGACCATCACCCTCGCAGTCCTGGCGATTTACGTCGTCGACTTTGCCATCAACGCCG TCATGTCTTGCGCGAGGAGCCTAATCGTCGACACGCTGCCGatcgagaagcagcagacCGGCGCCGCATGGT CTAGTAGGATGTCCGCCATTGGACACATGTTGGGCTAtggagccggcgccgtcgacctggtcgGCACCTTTGGCACGACCATGGGCGACTCACAGTTCAAGCAGCTCACCCTGATGGCGACCTTCCTCATggtcttctcctcgggcgtcACCTGCTGGGCCGTCACCGAGCGGGTCCTGGTCTCGACGAGGCACGACCCCCGCAGAGCCACAGGCCGGTTCAAGGTGTTCCGCCAGATTTGGTCGACGCTACTCCATCTCCCGCCTCGGATCCAGGCTATCTGCTGGGCCCAGTTCTGGTCCTGGATCGGCTGGTTCCCGTTCCTGTTCTATAGCACCACGTGGGTTGGCGAGACGTACTTCCGCTACGATGCTCCCGCCGAGGGGAAAGACTCCAAAGGCGCCCTCGGAGACATCGGTCGCATCGGCAGCTTGGCGCTCGTCATTTACTCGACCATcaccttcctcggcgcctggctcctccccctcgtcgTGAAGTCGCCCGACGATGACAACTTCACGGCGCGTCCGCCGCAGGCTATCGCCCCGTTCCTGGATAGGTTCAACAAGAACAAGCCGGACCTCATGACGGCCTGGATCTGCGGCCACCTCATGTTCGCGGCGGCCATGTTCCTGGCCCCCTTCGCCCAGAGCTTCCGCTTCGCAACGTTCCTCGTTGCCTTCTGCGGCCTGTCCTGGACCATCGCCATGTGGGCACCTACGGCCTTCCTCGGTGTTGAGGTCAACAAGCTGAGCGGCGcccgcgagggcggcccgGCATCGTACCGCCGCCTCTCCCACGAGTCCAACATCGAGCTCCCGACACTGGGCCAGGACCAGCCGCTGCATCTTGAGCACGGGccggacgagggcggcgagccgacgacgtcgtcgacgggcgaGCTCTCGGGCATCTACTTTGGCATCCTTAACATCTACACCACGCTACCGCAGTTCATCGGCACCTTCATCAGCACCATCGTCTTCACCATTCTGGAGCCCGGCAAGAGCCCGGAGCTCTCGGACGCGCCTGAGGAAGAGCACCACAGCACCGACGGCCCCAACGCTATCGCCGTTTGTCTCTTCATCGGTGCCATGTGCGCCGTGGTGGCGGCGTTCGTAACACGGAAGTTAAAATATTTATGA